The Fictibacillus arsenicus genome contains a region encoding:
- the fba gene encoding class II fructose-1,6-bisphosphate aldolase has protein sequence MPLVSMKEMLEKAKAENYAVGQFNLNNLEFTQAILKAAQEQNSPVILGVSEGAARYMGGFKLTVAMVKALMEEYKVTVPVAIHLDHGSSFEKCAEAIHAGFTSVMIDGSHHPLEENIALTKKVVELAHIHGVSVEAELGRIGGQEDDLIVDDAEAAYAVPSECDQLVRETGVDCFAPALGSVHGPYKGEPNLGFDRMKEVMELTGVPLVLHGGTGIPTKDIQQAISLGTAKINVNTENQIASHKAVKEYIGANPDKYDPRKYLTAARDAIQSTVAGKMREFGSSNKA, from the coding sequence ATGCCTTTAGTTTCAATGAAGGAAATGCTTGAAAAAGCAAAAGCGGAAAATTATGCAGTTGGTCAATTCAACTTGAACAACCTTGAGTTCACTCAAGCTATACTTAAAGCTGCACAAGAACAGAATTCTCCAGTAATTCTTGGTGTATCTGAAGGTGCTGCTCGTTATATGGGTGGATTTAAACTAACTGTTGCTATGGTAAAAGCACTTATGGAAGAGTACAAAGTAACTGTTCCTGTAGCGATTCACTTAGACCATGGTTCAAGCTTTGAGAAGTGTGCTGAAGCTATTCATGCAGGTTTCACATCTGTTATGATCGATGGCTCTCATCATCCTTTAGAAGAAAACATTGCGTTAACGAAAAAAGTGGTTGAGCTTGCTCACATCCACGGTGTTTCTGTTGAGGCAGAACTTGGCCGTATCGGTGGACAAGAAGATGATCTAATCGTTGACGATGCTGAAGCTGCATATGCTGTTCCATCTGAATGTGATCAGCTTGTTCGTGAAACAGGAGTTGACTGTTTCGCACCTGCACTTGGTTCTGTTCACGGACCTTACAAAGGTGAGCCTAACCTTGGATTCGACCGCATGAAAGAAGTTATGGAACTAACTGGTGTACCTCTAGTTCTTCACGGTGGTACTGGTATTCCGACAAAAGATATCCAACAAGCAATTTCTTTAGGAACTGCTAAAATCAACGTTAACACTGAAAATCAAATTGCTTCACATAAAGCTGTTAAAGAATATATCGGAGCTAACCCTGACAAGTACGATCCGCGTAAATACTTGACTGCAGCTCGCGATGCGATTCAATCAACAGTAGCAGGAAAAATGCGTGAGTTCGGATCTTCCAACAAAGCGTAA